The following are from one region of the Endozoicomonas sp. 4G genome:
- a CDS encoding phosphoribosyltransferase, giving the protein MEQYNFTYNDIHNTIRACAEKIKASGFEPDFLLAIGGGGLIPARIMRTYINKPILIVSLTRYSDETGTAPSDTPVKLQWLETDINLDGKKVLVIDEVDDERTTLEFTLNHLYETHPETEFAAFVVHNKLKEKKGTLPEKLSHFFTGEDIHDHWINYAWDAKDIDQFGKN; this is encoded by the coding sequence ATGGAGCAATATAATTTCACCTATAACGACATCCATAACACCATTCGCGCTTGCGCAGAAAAGATTAAAGCCTCTGGGTTTGAGCCTGATTTCCTTCTGGCCATTGGTGGTGGCGGTCTGATTCCGGCTCGCATTATGCGCACCTACATTAACAAGCCGATTCTGATTGTATCCCTCACCCGCTACAGCGATGAGACTGGCACCGCCCCTTCAGATACGCCGGTCAAACTCCAGTGGCTGGAAACAGACATCAATCTGGACGGTAAAAAAGTGCTGGTCATTGATGAAGTCGATGATGAAAGGACGACTCTGGAGTTCACCCTGAACCACCTGTACGAAACGCATCCTGAAACTGAGTTTGCGGCATTCGTCGTACACAACAAACTGAAAGAAAAGAAAGGCACCCTGCCAGAGAAGCTTAGCCACTTCTTTACCGGTGAAGACATTCACGACCACTGGATTAACTACGCCTGGGATGCCAAAGACATTGATCAGTTTGGTAAAAACTAA
- the aroC gene encoding chorismate synthase, producing MAGNSIGQLFKVTTFGESHGIALGCIVDGCPPGIALSEADLQKDLDLRKPGTSKYTTQRREPDQVRILSGVFEGKTTGTPIGLLIENVDQRSKDYSNIMDRFRPGHADYTYTHKYGFRDYRGGGRSSARETAMRVAAGAIARKYLASQGIEIKGYLSQLGTIAIDKVDWNEVGNNPFFCPDVDKVPAMEQLIDDLRREGNSTGAKITVMATGVMPGLGEPVFDRLDADLAHSLMSINAVKGVEIGDGFESVAQKGTEHRDELTPEGFLSNSAGGVLGGISSGQDIVARIALKPTSSMTMPGRSINVEGEPVEVVTKGRHDPCVGIRAVPIAQAMMAITLMDHLMRHRAQNADVVSPAPVIPGQV from the coding sequence ATGGCAGGTAACAGCATAGGCCAGCTGTTCAAGGTTACGACCTTCGGTGAGTCCCACGGTATTGCCCTGGGGTGTATAGTGGATGGTTGCCCTCCGGGTATAGCGTTGAGTGAAGCCGATCTGCAGAAAGACCTTGATTTGCGTAAGCCCGGCACCTCCAAATACACGACACAGCGTCGTGAGCCGGATCAGGTCAGGATTCTATCCGGTGTTTTTGAAGGCAAAACCACCGGTACGCCCATTGGTCTGCTGATCGAAAATGTCGATCAGCGTTCCAAAGATTATTCCAACATTATGGATCGTTTCCGTCCGGGTCATGCTGACTATACCTATACCCACAAATATGGTTTTCGTGATTACCGGGGCGGGGGGCGTTCCTCCGCGCGTGAAACGGCGATGCGTGTGGCAGCGGGTGCGATTGCCCGTAAATACCTGGCCAGTCAGGGCATCGAAATTAAAGGTTATCTGTCCCAGCTGGGCACCATCGCTATCGACAAGGTTGATTGGAATGAAGTTGGCAACAACCCTTTCTTCTGCCCGGATGTCGATAAAGTGCCCGCCATGGAGCAACTGATCGACGACTTGCGTCGTGAAGGTAATTCCACCGGTGCCAAAATCACCGTGATGGCCACGGGTGTGATGCCAGGGCTGGGGGAGCCGGTGTTTGACCGGCTGGATGCTGACCTGGCTCATTCCCTGATGAGCATCAATGCTGTGAAAGGCGTTGAGATCGGTGATGGCTTTGAGTCTGTGGCCCAAAAGGGGACAGAGCATCGCGATGAGTTGACGCCAGAAGGCTTTCTGTCCAATTCTGCCGGAGGTGTTCTCGGTGGTATCAGTTCAGGCCAGGATATTGTTGCTCGTATTGCCCTGAAACCCACTTCCAGCATGACGATGCCTGGCAGGAGCATTAATGTAGAGGGAGAACCTGTGGAAGTGGTGACAAAAGGTCGCCACGATCCCTGTGTTGGGATTCGTGCTGTCCCCATTGCCCAGGCCATGATGGCGATTACCCTGATGGATCACCTGATGCGTCACAGAGCCCAGAATGCTGATGTGGTCAGTCCTGCCCCGGTCATTCCCGGTCAGGTCTGA
- the prmB gene encoding 50S ribosomal protein L3 N(5)-glutamine methyltransferase, producing the protein MTEISEMPVGKPYDGLVSIRDFIRWAASRFNEAELFFGHGSDNALDEAFHLVFQVLQLPWELPESYMDCRLSLAEREQVAALIERRVLERKPLAYLVNQAWFCGQPYYVDERVLVPRSPIAELIQQQFQPWLVDTPVEKVLDLCAGSGCIGIAAAHEFPQATVDLLDISEDALEVAAINIDRHELWGRVQTIRSDLFEAIDDAPHRPKYQLIVSNPPYVDADDMADFPDEFSHEPELGLAAGEDGLDMARVILARAADFLDEQGLLVLEVGNSHWALREEYPEVPFIWPEFQSGGHGILILDAENCRKYQPLFTGREQQCTNVRGSQNGR; encoded by the coding sequence GTGACTGAAATCAGTGAGATGCCTGTCGGCAAGCCCTATGATGGTCTGGTCAGTATCCGGGACTTTATTCGCTGGGCAGCATCACGATTTAACGAAGCTGAACTGTTTTTCGGGCATGGCAGTGACAATGCCCTGGACGAAGCGTTTCATCTGGTGTTTCAGGTTTTGCAGTTGCCCTGGGAGTTGCCTGAATCCTATATGGACTGCCGCCTTTCCCTGGCTGAGCGGGAGCAGGTGGCAGCACTGATTGAGCGCCGGGTTTTAGAACGCAAGCCGTTGGCTTACCTGGTTAATCAGGCCTGGTTCTGTGGTCAGCCTTATTATGTCGATGAGCGGGTACTGGTGCCTCGTTCGCCGATTGCCGAGCTGATTCAGCAACAGTTTCAACCCTGGCTGGTGGATACCCCGGTTGAAAAGGTTCTGGATCTTTGTGCCGGTTCCGGTTGTATCGGTATTGCTGCGGCTCATGAATTTCCACAGGCTACGGTTGATCTGCTGGATATTTCGGAAGACGCCCTGGAAGTGGCTGCCATCAATATCGACCGTCATGAACTCTGGGGCAGGGTTCAGACCATCCGTTCTGATCTTTTTGAAGCCATTGATGATGCCCCGCACAGACCAAAGTATCAGTTAATTGTCAGTAACCCACCTTACGTGGACGCTGACGATATGGCAGATTTTCCGGATGAGTTCAGCCACGAGCCGGAACTCGGCCTGGCTGCGGGGGAAGATGGTCTGGATATGGCCAGGGTTATTCTGGCTCGTGCTGCGGACTTTCTGGATGAACAGGGTCTGCTGGTGCTGGAAGTAGGCAACAGCCATTGGGCTCTGAGAGAAGAGTATCCCGAAGTGCCGTTTATCTGGCCAGAGTTTCAATCCGGTGGGCACGGCATTCTGATACTGGATGCTGAGAACTGCCGTAAGTATCAGCCTTTGTTTACTGGTCGTGAGCAACAATGTACGAACGTTAGGGGAAGTCAAAATGGCAGGTAA
- a CDS encoding Smr/MutS family protein, which yields MTEDDNNDQESLFKEAMTGVRPLKKVNRSAELRKPPTKVPESTLRARRQAAQMEDKPGGAALSESWVEPIDPEQKLDYSRPGIQHTRMRQLRQGLLPIQYQLDLHGYKIEEARELISEFLLFCRNEGMQCVRIIHGKSHRSINRQNTLKSHVNHWLRQLPEVLAFCSAPPSEGGTGSLLVLLKRKAR from the coding sequence ATGACCGAAGACGATAACAACGATCAGGAAAGCCTGTTTAAGGAGGCCATGACAGGCGTGCGACCATTAAAGAAAGTCAACCGCTCTGCTGAACTCAGGAAACCGCCTACCAAGGTGCCGGAAAGCACCCTCAGGGCCCGTCGGCAAGCCGCCCAGATGGAAGACAAACCCGGCGGCGCTGCGCTTTCAGAATCCTGGGTGGAACCCATAGACCCGGAACAAAAGCTGGATTACAGCAGACCCGGCATTCAACACACCCGTATGCGTCAATTACGTCAGGGATTGCTGCCGATCCAATATCAGCTGGATCTGCACGGTTACAAGATTGAGGAAGCCAGGGAACTGATTTCAGAGTTTCTGCTGTTCTGCCGTAATGAGGGTATGCAGTGCGTGCGAATTATCCATGGCAAATCCCACCGCAGCATCAATCGCCAGAACACCCTGAAAAGCCATGTTAATCACTGGCTGCGACAGCTTCCTGAAGTACTGGCATTTTGTTCGGCACCGCCTTCAGAAGGTGGTACCGGATCGCTGCTTGTGTTGCTCAAGAGGAAAGCTAGATGA
- a CDS encoding cytochrome b/b6 domain-containing protein, with the protein MNRYHPASVLLHWFSAVIILWATISGFLVAFTALPSHIEGMIGYFNVAITAIFVPFFILRVMVRLVKGKPKNETDSLPAEIGHFLLYTNIAIVLVTGLLMMERPIDLFGLLSLGPFISSEEVTGIFHSIHRVTCMTLAALVFGHIGAVVVHHLRKKPVIKAMTFGA; encoded by the coding sequence ATGAATAGATATCATCCGGCTTCTGTCCTGTTGCACTGGTTTTCCGCCGTTATTATCCTTTGGGCTACCATCAGTGGCTTTCTGGTGGCTTTTACTGCACTTCCCAGTCATATTGAAGGTATGATTGGTTATTTTAATGTTGCTATAACAGCGATCTTTGTTCCTTTTTTCATACTCCGTGTAATGGTTCGATTGGTAAAAGGGAAGCCTAAAAATGAAACCGACAGCCTTCCTGCAGAAATAGGGCACTTTTTACTTTATACCAATATTGCCATCGTTCTTGTAACAGGACTATTGATGATGGAAAGGCCGATTGATCTATTTGGACTGCTTTCTCTTGGTCCTTTTATTAGTAGCGAAGAAGTAACCGGCATTTTTCATAGTATTCATCGGGTCACCTGTATGACTCTTGCGGCATTAGTTTTTGGTCATATAGGTGCTGTTGTTGTTCATCATCTTCGTAAAAAGCCGGTTATAAAAGCAATGACTTTTGGTGCTTAA
- a CDS encoding lytic polysaccharide monooxygenase, which yields MLKHKLSLLACSTALIVSSQVMAHGWTEFPASRAYICGKQGGHWNPPVPNAACQAALDASGEHLFDNFNGVSHNVEDYENQEAVEAAIPDGTIAGANNPPFAGLNVVSEHWQKTLMKPGETYKLEFATTAAHAGHFWKIYISKPGFDSASEQISWDDLELLTEYDEIEPEKTDDGKAYFMDVTIPEGREGTGVILVRWQRIDSAGEGFYNVSDIAFSEDAMDGNGDVDEGGSDDNVDGGDDSGEKVAVGDLGAFVNPSHAKVVEAGDTVRFRLLKTNDGSAVIDYSMPITQNNQDISQWAVELGDDINLHYDQQVDVGVLNEVERSINFDPANIYKNRVWAPVDTMYTLDIIEGQDPVPAGHWDPAVQYAQGSQVEHNGFSWVAQWYQNPGEEPGVADVWKNVTPGIHPWNSGLPYEGGSQVSHGGKNWEAAWYAEPGQEPGVACMWEEI from the coding sequence ATGCTTAAACATAAGTTGTCACTTTTAGCGTGTAGCACAGCACTTATAGTTTCAAGTCAGGTAATGGCTCATGGCTGGACTGAATTCCCAGCGTCAAGGGCTTACATTTGTGGTAAGCAAGGGGGGCACTGGAATCCACCTGTTCCAAATGCAGCTTGTCAGGCAGCGCTTGATGCATCCGGTGAGCATCTTTTTGATAATTTCAACGGCGTATCTCACAATGTTGAAGATTACGAGAATCAGGAGGCTGTAGAAGCGGCAATTCCTGATGGTACAATTGCTGGAGCTAATAACCCTCCTTTTGCAGGTTTGAATGTTGTTTCTGAGCACTGGCAGAAAACCCTTATGAAGCCCGGAGAAACCTATAAGCTGGAATTCGCCACTACAGCTGCTCATGCAGGTCATTTTTGGAAAATCTACATCTCGAAACCTGGTTTTGACTCGGCATCTGAGCAGATCAGCTGGGATGATCTTGAGCTGCTGACAGAATATGACGAAATAGAACCTGAAAAAACTGATGATGGTAAAGCCTACTTCATGGACGTTACGATACCGGAAGGCAGGGAAGGTACTGGTGTCATTTTAGTTCGTTGGCAGAGAATTGATTCCGCTGGTGAGGGTTTCTACAACGTTTCCGATATAGCTTTCTCTGAAGACGCTATGGACGGTAACGGCGATGTTGACGAGGGTGGTTCTGACGATAACGTTGATGGCGGCGATGATTCTGGTGAAAAGGTTGCTGTGGGTGATTTGGGCGCTTTTGTCAACCCTTCTCACGCCAAAGTCGTTGAGGCGGGTGATACCGTAAGATTCAGGCTGCTTAAAACGAACGACGGTTCTGCCGTTATTGATTACTCTATGCCAATCACTCAAAACAATCAGGACATCAGTCAGTGGGCTGTTGAACTGGGTGATGATATCAACCTGCACTACGACCAGCAGGTCGATGTCGGTGTTTTGAATGAGGTTGAGCGAAGCATCAATTTTGATCCGGCGAATATCTACAAGAACCGTGTATGGGCTCCTGTTGATACTATGTACACCTTAGATATTATTGAGGGTCAAGATCCTGTACCAGCAGGGCACTGGGATCCGGCGGTTCAGTATGCCCAAGGGTCACAGGTTGAACATAATGGCTTTAGCTGGGTAGCTCAATGGTATCAGAACCCCGGTGAAGAGCCAGGTGTTGCAGATGTTTGGAAGAATGTTACTCCAGGCATCCACCCATGGAATTCAGGTCTGCCTTATGAAGGTGGTTCACAGGTATCTCATGGGGGTAAAAACTGGGAAGCGGCATGGTATGCCGAGCCTGGTCAAGAGCCTGGTGTTGCCTGCATGTGGGAAGAAATCTGA
- the codB gene encoding cytosine permease: MSELSQDFAHSPVPESSRKGFWPILVVMVGFTFFSASMWSGGTLGQGLNFSQFLMAVTIGNLLLGFYTAGLAYIGSKSGLSTHLLTQYAFGHYGAKLTSLILSFTQVGWFGVGVAMFALPVNKATGIDVNTLVLTSGALMTLTAFFGFRALSILSFVAVPAILILGGFSISDAVNEAGGLSALFGLEPKESMGYAAAISICVGSFISGGTLTADFTRFAKSPRVAVSATLIAFFLGNTLMFTFGAIGSMVYGQADVSEVMFIQGLILPAVICLGLNIWTTNDNALYVSGLGFASITGMSKNLMVVINGTLGTLFAIWLNNNFVGWLSLLNTALPPIGAILLADYIFVKRGQYREYRPNSFIGVNTSAMISWLLGVLAASYLPGIAPLNGVLVASVCHVIFEKTALFQQKQDGVNHAS, from the coding sequence ATGTCGGAACTCTCTCAGGACTTCGCTCACTCACCCGTACCGGAATCATCCAGAAAAGGCTTTTGGCCCATTCTGGTGGTTATGGTGGGGTTCACCTTTTTCTCGGCCAGTATGTGGTCGGGTGGAACGCTGGGCCAGGGCCTGAATTTTTCTCAATTTCTGATGGCGGTGACGATTGGCAACCTGCTGCTGGGATTTTACACCGCCGGGCTGGCCTACATTGGCAGTAAGTCAGGCCTTTCTACCCACCTGCTCACTCAATATGCGTTTGGTCATTACGGTGCCAAGCTGACCTCCCTGATTCTCTCTTTTACCCAGGTTGGCTGGTTTGGTGTCGGTGTTGCCATGTTTGCTCTGCCCGTCAACAAGGCGACCGGTATAGACGTCAATACACTGGTACTGACCTCCGGCGCGCTGATGACACTGACAGCGTTTTTTGGTTTCAGGGCACTGAGCATCCTGAGCTTTGTGGCTGTGCCCGCCATTCTGATTCTGGGCGGCTTTTCCATATCAGATGCCGTTAATGAAGCAGGTGGGCTGTCTGCCCTGTTCGGCCTTGAGCCAAAGGAATCCATGGGTTATGCCGCAGCCATCAGTATCTGCGTGGGCTCATTCATCAGTGGTGGCACACTCACTGCCGACTTCACCCGCTTTGCCAAATCACCCAGAGTGGCAGTATCGGCCACCCTCATCGCTTTTTTCCTGGGCAACACTCTGATGTTCACCTTCGGCGCTATTGGTTCAATGGTCTATGGCCAGGCCGATGTCTCTGAGGTGATGTTTATCCAGGGCCTGATTCTTCCCGCCGTCATTTGTCTTGGCCTGAATATCTGGACGACCAATGACAATGCTCTCTACGTCTCTGGCCTGGGCTTTGCCAGCATCACGGGAATGAGCAAAAATCTGATGGTGGTGATCAACGGGACACTGGGCACCCTGTTCGCCATCTGGCTCAATAATAATTTTGTCGGCTGGCTGAGCCTGCTGAACACGGCACTCCCACCCATTGGTGCCATCCTGCTGGCTGACTATATCTTTGTGAAAAGAGGCCAGTACCGGGAGTACCGGCCAAATTCATTTATCGGGGTGAACACTTCGGCCATGATTTCCTGGCTACTGGGTGTTCTTGCTGCTTCTTACCTGCCGGGTATAGCGCCCCTGAACGGTGTGCTTGTCGCTTCTGTCTGTCATGTTATCTTTGAGAAGACAGCCCTCTTCCAACAAAAACAGGATGGAGTGAATCATGCGTCTTGA
- the codA gene encoding cytosine deaminase — translation MRLENVHLHQQQGLFDILFDQGRILSITTAGTQRLPNTDSFDAGGKLALPPFIDPHVHLDTCLTAGEPVWNCSGTLFEGIQNWSERKKSLTHDDVKQRARKALTWYIGQGVQHVRSHVDTTDPSLTAVHALLELKEEVQGLIDIQLVAFPQEGIPSFPKGAELLEEAMKLGCDAVGGIPHFEYTREYALDSLKTVFDLAQKYDSLIDIHCDEIDDEQSRFVETVACLALERNMGQRVTASHTTAMHSYNNAYVVKLMRLLKRSGIHFIANPVTNLNLQGRMDTYPKRRGITRIPELLEAGVNACFGQDDIVDQWFPMQGCNMLQVLFTGLVGCQMTGLDQINRGIDLITTNSAKCLNIHDQYGIEEGKPGNLILLDSETVFDAIRRQSVVTHSFRNGQLIAETKPAEAAIRANHSLSGKIDYSFNPQ, via the coding sequence ATGCGTCTTGAGAATGTGCACCTGCATCAACAGCAAGGCCTGTTTGATATTCTTTTTGATCAGGGCAGAATCCTGAGCATCACCACCGCAGGTACACAACGACTGCCCAACACTGACAGCTTTGATGCCGGTGGTAAGCTGGCACTGCCTCCCTTCATTGACCCTCATGTTCATTTAGATACCTGCCTGACTGCCGGTGAACCGGTATGGAATTGCAGCGGCACCTTGTTTGAAGGCATTCAAAACTGGTCTGAGCGCAAAAAAAGCCTGACTCACGACGATGTCAAACAACGAGCCAGAAAAGCCCTGACCTGGTATATAGGCCAGGGGGTTCAGCATGTTCGCAGTCACGTCGATACCACCGACCCAAGTCTCACCGCCGTCCATGCGTTACTTGAGCTGAAAGAAGAAGTGCAGGGGCTGATTGATATTCAACTGGTGGCCTTTCCCCAGGAAGGTATCCCCTCATTCCCTAAAGGTGCAGAACTGCTGGAAGAAGCCATGAAGCTGGGCTGTGATGCCGTAGGCGGTATTCCCCATTTTGAATACACCCGTGAATATGCCCTGGACTCTCTCAAGACTGTTTTTGATCTTGCCCAAAAATACGACAGCCTGATTGATATTCACTGCGACGAGATAGACGACGAACAATCCCGATTCGTTGAGACCGTTGCCTGTCTGGCCCTGGAACGCAATATGGGCCAGCGTGTGACCGCCAGTCATACCACTGCCATGCATTCCTATAACAACGCCTATGTGGTGAAACTGATGCGCCTGCTGAAACGCTCAGGCATCCACTTTATTGCCAACCCGGTGACCAACCTGAACCTTCAGGGGCGAATGGATACTTACCCGAAACGTCGGGGTATTACTCGTATTCCAGAACTGCTTGAAGCGGGTGTCAATGCCTGCTTCGGCCAGGACGATATTGTTGACCAATGGTTCCCTATGCAGGGCTGCAATATGCTGCAAGTGTTGTTTACGGGTCTTGTGGGATGTCAAATGACCGGGCTGGACCAGATCAACCGAGGCATTGATCTGATTACCACCAACAGCGCAAAATGCCTGAATATTCACGATCAATACGGAATCGAAGAAGGGAAACCCGGCAACCTGATCCTGCTGGACTCCGAGACAGTGTTTGATGCCATCAGACGTCAGTCAGTGGTAACCCACTCTTTCCGAAACGGCCAGCTGATTGCTGAAACCAAACCTGCCGAGGCAGCCATCAGGGCTAATCATTCGCTCTCCGGGAAAATCGATTATTCTTTCAATCCCCAATAG
- the sthA gene encoding Si-specific NAD(P)(+) transhydrogenase, which translates to MGVSRYDLVVLGSGPAGEGAAMNAVKLGKKVAVVEQNAFVGGNCTHLGTIPSKSLRHSVKQIMDFNTNPMFREIGEPRWFSFPKVLKTAERVIQKQVQSRTLYYARNRIDLYFGHASFVDEHTIEVQQENGHVEKLHGANVLIATGSRPYQPADVNFRHPRVYDSDSILQLTNTPRRMIIYGAGVIGSEYASIFSGLGVLVDLVDTRDRLLSFLDKEISDALGYQLRKMNVIIRHNEEYQKVEALDDGVVMHLKSGKKLKADILLWANGRTGNTQDMGLELIGLKPNSRGQLSVNENYQTEIDHIYAAGDVIGWPSLASAAYDQGRSAAGNIENAGQWRFVNEVPTGIYTIPEISSLGKTEEELTAAAIPYEVGKAFFSRLARAQITGEIVGMLKILFHRDSGEVLGIHCFGDQASEIVHIGQAVMSQKGEANNIRYFLNTTFNYPTMAEAYRVAALDGLNRLF; encoded by the coding sequence ATGGGCGTAAGTCGCTACGATCTGGTGGTATTGGGTTCCGGGCCAGCAGGTGAAGGGGCAGCGATGAACGCTGTCAAGCTGGGCAAGAAAGTTGCAGTGGTTGAACAAAATGCGTTTGTAGGTGGTAACTGCACTCATCTGGGTACTATACCCTCCAAGTCTCTGCGGCACTCTGTCAAACAGATCATGGATTTCAACACCAATCCCATGTTTCGTGAGATTGGCGAGCCCCGCTGGTTCAGTTTCCCGAAAGTGTTGAAAACAGCTGAACGGGTTATTCAGAAGCAGGTGCAGTCCCGCACCCTGTATTATGCCCGTAACCGGATTGATCTTTATTTTGGTCATGCCTCTTTTGTTGATGAGCATACTATCGAGGTTCAGCAGGAAAATGGTCATGTCGAAAAGCTTCATGGTGCCAATGTCCTGATTGCCACTGGTTCTCGCCCTTACCAGCCTGCCGATGTTAACTTCCGCCATCCACGGGTTTACGACAGTGATTCTATTCTTCAGCTAACCAACACTCCCCGTCGGATGATTATTTATGGAGCCGGTGTCATTGGTTCCGAGTACGCTTCTATTTTTTCCGGTCTGGGTGTGCTGGTGGATCTGGTGGATACCCGTGATCGTCTACTTTCTTTTCTGGATAAAGAGATTTCCGATGCCCTGGGTTATCAGCTGCGGAAAATGAACGTCATCATCCGTCACAATGAGGAGTACCAGAAAGTCGAAGCGTTGGACGACGGTGTGGTGATGCACCTGAAGTCAGGCAAGAAACTGAAAGCGGACATTCTTCTGTGGGCTAATGGCCGAACGGGCAACACTCAGGATATGGGCCTTGAGCTGATCGGCCTGAAACCCAACAGTCGGGGACAGTTGTCTGTTAATGAGAACTATCAGACAGAGATCGATCATATCTATGCCGCGGGTGATGTTATTGGTTGGCCCAGTCTCGCCAGTGCCGCTTATGACCAGGGCCGATCTGCCGCAGGTAACATAGAAAATGCCGGTCAGTGGCGTTTTGTCAACGAGGTCCCGACTGGTATCTATACCATCCCGGAAATCAGCTCGCTGGGGAAAACCGAAGAAGAGCTGACCGCGGCAGCGATACCCTATGAAGTGGGTAAAGCCTTCTTCTCAAGGTTGGCCCGGGCTCAGATTACCGGCGAAATCGTAGGTATGCTGAAAATTCTGTTCCACCGTGATTCTGGTGAAGTACTGGGTATCCACTGTTTTGGTGACCAGGCATCGGAGATCGTTCATATCGGTCAGGCCGTCATGTCCCAGAAGGGAGAGGCCAATAATATTCGTTACTTCCTCAATACCACCTTTAATTATCCCACCATGGCAGAAGCTTACCGTGTGGCCGCTCTGGATGGTTTGAACCGTCTGTTCTGA
- the nqrM gene encoding (Na+)-NQR maturation NqrM, translating to MTLMLITFGAFLGLIALMAIGVIIANKPIKGSCGGLSTLGLKDGCMICGGGDKKDPFSEGQHKDMEHLFYDATADKAVKKA from the coding sequence ATGACACTGATGCTGATTACATTTGGAGCCTTTCTGGGACTGATCGCCCTGATGGCCATTGGCGTTATTATCGCCAACAAGCCGATCAAGGGCTCCTGTGGTGGTTTGAGTACTCTCGGCCTGAAGGATGGCTGCATGATCTGCGGAGGAGGAGACAAGAAAGATCCTTTCTCTGAAGGTCAGCATAAGGATATGGAACATCTGTTTTACGATGCCACTGCCGACAAGGCTGTAAAGAAGGCTTGA
- a CDS encoding FAD:protein FMN transferase — protein MAFPASTGEIRLLSKSYKRSLLIGLILLAAGFYAWSLRPTLKQIKGETMGTTYSITYVSTPFSHSTENVKKQVDKLLEAINDSMSTYREDSELMQFNRAEVGKPFKASDELVDLVERSLVVSRMSNGAYDVTVGPLVNLWGFGPAQASGQPTESKKASSDSGDKNAPEFVEWMMNNYPAELPSDEEIAAAQAKVGYQAIVADTRNDLLTRTKDVFVDLSSIAKGYGVDKVAALLESEGINSYLVEIGGEIKVGGPKPDGAPWKLGIRGPAMANSQPALIVELENKAMATSGDYLNYFEVDGKKYSHTINPRTGHPEMGRLAEVAVIEDNVAEADALATMFMVLGDKEGLKLANREGIAAYFTYHTDNGYEAVSSDAFKPYLPKQH, from the coding sequence ATGGCATTTCCAGCTTCTACGGGAGAGATCAGGTTGTTGTCCAAGTCCTACAAGCGGTCACTGTTGATCGGCTTAATTCTTCTCGCTGCTGGCTTTTACGCCTGGTCTTTGCGCCCGACCCTGAAGCAGATAAAGGGTGAAACCATGGGCACTACCTACAGTATTACTTACGTTTCAACCCCTTTCTCCCATTCAACAGAGAATGTTAAAAAGCAGGTGGATAAGCTGCTGGAAGCGATCAACGACAGCATGTCTACCTACCGTGAAGACTCCGAGTTGATGCAATTTAACCGCGCCGAAGTCGGGAAACCGTTCAAGGCTTCGGATGAGCTGGTTGATCTTGTTGAAAGAAGCCTGGTGGTTTCCCGCATGTCCAATGGTGCTTACGATGTGACGGTGGGGCCACTGGTAAACCTGTGGGGGTTTGGCCCTGCTCAGGCCAGCGGGCAACCCACAGAAAGTAAAAAAGCATCGTCTGATTCCGGTGATAAGAACGCTCCGGAGTTTGTAGAATGGATGATGAATAACTATCCGGCGGAGCTTCCTTCTGATGAAGAGATTGCCGCAGCTCAAGCGAAAGTGGGTTATCAGGCGATTGTCGCAGACACCCGAAATGATCTGTTAACCCGAACCAAAGACGTCTTTGTCGATCTCAGCTCCATCGCCAAAGGTTACGGTGTCGATAAAGTGGCTGCTTTGTTGGAGTCAGAGGGCATTAACAGTTATCTGGTTGAAATCGGTGGTGAGATCAAAGTCGGTGGGCCAAAGCCGGACGGCGCTCCCTGGAAGTTAGGCATCCGTGGTCCGGCTATGGCGAACAGTCAGCCTGCCCTGATCGTCGAGCTGGAAAACAAGGCCATGGCGACATCGGGTGATTATCTGAATTATTTTGAAGTGGACGGCAAGAAGTATTCCCATACGATCAATCCACGAACCGGGCATCCCGAGATGGGACGTCTGGCTGAGGTGGCCGTGATCGAGGATAATGTTGCAGAAGCCGATGCGCTGGCGACTATGTTTATGGTGTTAGGTGATAAAGAAGGCCTGAAGCTGGCCAACAGAGAGGGAATCGCAGCCTATTTCACCTATCATACAGATAACGGCTATGAAGCGGTCAGCAGTGATGCATTCAAACCTTATCTGCCAAAACAGCATTGA